The genomic DNA ACAGAGTCGACCGACCAAGACATTCGGGAGAAGCAAACACACATGAGTGCGCAGCAGCAGACCATCATCTACACGCTGACCGACGAGGCCCCACTTCTGGCCACCGCGTCGTTCCTGCCGATCATCCGCGCCTTCGCCGGGCCCGCCGGTATCGACGTGCAGACGAGCGACATCTCGGTCGCGGCGCGCATTCTGGCGGCATTCCCCGAGCGCCTCACCGACGAGCAGAAGGTGCCGGACAACCTCGCGGCCCTCGGCGAGCTGACCCAGGATCCGTCGGCCAACATCATCAAGCTCCCGAACATCAGCGCCTCGGTGCCGCAGCTGCTGGCCGCGATCGCCGAACTGCAGTCCAAGGGCTACGACATCCCGGACCTGCCCTCCGAGCCGAAGACCGACGAGGAGCGCGACATCGCGACGCGTTACTCCACCATCCTCGGCAGCGCCGTGAATCCCGTGCTGCGCCAGGGTAACTCGGATCGCCGTGCGCCGCGCGCCGTCAAGGAGTACGCCCGCAAGAACCCGCACAGCATGGGCGAGTGGTCGATGGCCTCGCGCAGCCACGTCGCGCACATGAAGCACGGCGACTTCTACCACGGCGAGAAGTCCACGACGCTGGACCGCGAGCGCGACCTGCGCATGGAGCTCGTCACCGCCGACGGCCAGACTCACGTGCTCAAGCCGAGCGTGAAGCTCGGTGCGGGCGACGTCATGGACTCGATGTTCATGAGCAAGAAGGCGCTGCTCGAGTTCTACGAGGAGCAGATGCAGGACGCCTACGAGACCGGCGTCATGTTCTCGCTGCACGTGAAGGCCACCATGATGAAGGTCTCGCACCCCATCGTCTTCGGTCACGCGGTCAAGGTCTTCTACAAGGACGCCTTCGCCAAGCACCAGGCGCTCTTCGACGAGCTCGGGGTCAACGTCAACAACGGTCTCGGCGACCTGTACGACAAGATCGCCACGCTGCCCGCCAGCAAGCACGAGGAGATCGTCAAGGACCTGCACGCCTGCCACGAGCACCGCCCGGAGCTGGCGATGGTCGACTCGGCGCGCGGCATCTCCAACTTCCACTCGCCGTCCGACGTGATCGTCGACGCCTCGATGCCCGCCATGATCCGCGCCGGCGGCAAGATGTACGGCGCCGACGGCCGTCCGAAGGACACCAAGGCCGTGATGCCGGAGTCCACCTTCGCGCGCATCTACCAGGAGATCATCAACTTCTGTAAGACCAACGGCGCCTTCGATCCCCGCACCATGGGCACCGTCCCCAACGTCGGCCTGATGGCGCAGAAGGCCGAGGAGTACGGCAGCCACGACAAGACCTTCGAGGTCCCCGCGGCCGGTACCGCCAACATCGTCGACAACGCCACCGGCGAGGTCATCCTCTCCCAGGAGGTCGAGGAGGGCGACATCTGGCGCATGTGCACCGTCAAGGACGCCCCGATCCGCGACTGGGTCAAGCTGGCCGTCAACCGCGCCCGCAACTCGGGCATGCCCGTCCTGTTCTGGCTCGATCCGTACCGCCCGCACGAGAACGAGCTCATCAAGGCGGTCAAGGCCGAGCTGAAGAACTACGACACCGAGGGCCTCGACATCCAGATCATGTCGCAGGTGCGCGCCATGCGCTACACCCTCGAGCGCGCGATGCGCGGACTCGACACCATCGCCGCGACGGGCAACATCCTGCGCGACTACCTCACCGACCTGTTCCCGATCCTCGAGCTCGGCACCTCGGCGAAGATGCTGTCGATCGTCCCGCTCATGGCCGGCGGCGGCATGTACGAGACGGGTGCCGGCGGCTCGGCGCCCAAGCACGTCAAGCAGCTCACGGAGGAGAACCATCTCCGCTGGGACTCGCTGGGTGAGTTCCTCGCGCTCGCGGTGAGCCTCGAGGACACGGGCATCAAGAACGAGAATCCGGCCGCGAAGGTCCTCGCGACCACGCTCGACGCCGCCACCGGCAAGCTGCTCGAGAACAACAAGGCGCCCTCGCGCAGCACGGGCGAGCTGGACAACCGGGGCAGCCAGTTCTACCTCGCCCTGTACTGGGCGCAGGAGCTGGCGGCGCAGACCGAGAACCCGGACCTCGCAGCGAAGTTCGCGCCGCTGGCGAAGGCCCTCACCGAGCACGAGGACACCATCGTCGAGGAGCTGCGAGCCGTCCAGGGGCAGCCCGCCGACATCGGCGGCTACTACTACCCGGACCCCGAGAAGATGTCGAAGGTCATGCGCCCCAGCGCGACCTTCAACGCGGATCTCGCGTCGCTCGACGACTGACCCGATCCCGCGACGGGCACCGCCGACCTCGGTCGGCGGTGCTCGTTCCGCTCGTGCGAGCGGCGCGGCCGTGGGAAGCGATCCCGGCGGCCGCGCGTCTCACATGAAGCGGCCGAGCTGCCCGTCCACGAACGCGCTGAACCGCTGGTACGCCGAGCCCCCCGCGCGGACCGCGAGGTCCAGGACCACGGCGTCGGGGCCGATGAGGATCCGGCCGCGATTCTTCTGCACCCCCGCGAGGATCGTGCGCGCCGCGGCGTCCGCCTCGGTGCGGGCCAGGCGCTTGTTGAAGAAGTCCGCGAAGGCGGCCTGGTCCTGGCCCTCCGCGACGGTCGCGTTGTTGCAGATGTCGGTCTTGATGCCGCCCGGATGGACGCAGCTGACGCCCACGTGCGGGTGCGTGGAGAGCATCTCGATCCGCAGCGCCTCGGTGAACCCGCGCACCGCGAACTTCGCCGCGTTGTAGGCGCTCTGGCCGCCCACGCCGAACAGCCCGAAGATCGAGCTGGTGTTCGCGATGTGCGCGTCGCCCGACGCGATCAGGTGCGGCAGGAAGGCCTTGGTGCTGTTGACGACGCCCCAGAAGTCGACGTCCATGAGCCGGTCGTAGTCCTTGAACGAGGTCTTCTCCACGCTCGCGTGGTGCGCGATCCCGGCGTTGTTGAACAGCAGGTTGACCACGCCGTAGTGTTCGACCACGTCGTCCGCGTAGGCGAGCAGCTGCTCGCGCTCACCCACGTTCACGACCTTGGTGTGCACCTCGGCGCCGAGGGCCCGCGCCGCTTCCGCGGTCGCTTCGAGCCCGGCGGCGTCGTAGTCGCACAGCGAGAGCTTCGCGCCCCGCCTCGCCAGTTCCAGCGCGAGCTCGCGCCCCATGCCCGACGCGACGCCGGTGACGACGGCGACCTTGCCGTGGAAGTCCTTCATCTGATCACTCCTGGTTCTCCATGACGCCCCCGAGGAAGGCGGCGGCGTCGTCGGCGGCCGCGTACACGGTGCCGAAATGGTCGGTGGGGTAGAGCTTGAGGGTCACGGGCTGGCGGTGCACGGCGAGGGCCGCGGCGAGTGACAGGCCCGAGGCGACGGGCACGTCGATGTCGGTGAGGCCGTGCCCGAGGAAGATCGGTCGGTCGTAGCCCTCGGTCGGCGTGCCCATGTGCTCGTGCAGGGCCTCGTAGATCCCGGGCACGCTGCGCAGCGGCGCGGTCACCCAGGTGCTGATCCGCGCGCCCCGCACCGCTTCACGCGCGTCGTACAGACTCAGCCGCTCGGCGAGATCGACGACGCGCCGGCCCTCGTCGCTGAGCAGCCCGTCGAGTCCCAGATCCGGTCGGGCGTCGCGGAGTCCGGCCAGGATGTAGGCGGCGTAGACGTTCGTCAGCGGCGGCAGCACGACGGGCGGGAACGAGGGGCGGAGGAACTGGGCGACGCGTTCGATGTTCGCGGGTGTGCCGGTCGCGACGGTGCCGCGCAGGTCGAGGTCGTAGTCGGCGCCGAACTCCGAGGCGTGGCGGGCGCCGTTCATGGCGGCTCCGGCACCCTGGGACTGCCCGACGAGGGCCCACCGTCGGGCCAGGGGGAGCCCCAGCCCCCTGGCGGCCTGGACCGAGTCGATGAGGTTGTGCGCCTCGACCTTCCCGTTCAGGTAGCTCATCAGGCCGGGGGTGCCCATGCCGGCGTAGTCGGTGGCGACGACGGCGTAGCCGTGCCGCAGCCAGTGTCCGAGGTAGAACTGCTGCCGCTCCGATGGGGGCTGGGCCGACGGGGTCGCGTCGTCGCACAGCCCGACGGTGCCGTGCGCCCACGCGATCACCGGCCACCCTCCCGCCGGGGCCGTGCCCGCGGGGAGGAACAGCGCCGCGGTACTCACGGCGGCACCGTGCTGGTTGGTGGTGGCGTACAGGAAGCGGAACGCCTGGTCCGCGTCGTCGAGTCCGAGTGCGGCGGCGAGCGGTACCCGGTCGATCGGCGTGCCCGGCGCGAGTGCGGGACCGGAGTGGTCGCGCGCGTCCAGACCCGACCAGTTCGGCGGGCCGATCGGCGTGACGGGATCGGGTGTCGCGAGGCCCCGCAGGAGGCCGCCGACACGGGTCATCACCGCGCGGGGCAGGGCGGACGGCGTGATCGGCACCACGTCAACCTAACAGTCGCGGGTCGCCTGCGCCGCCGTGCGCCGGGGGATGGCGAGCGAGCACACCGTGGCCACGGCGCAGACGCCGAGACAGAGCACGATGGTCGCGGTGTACGCGCCGGTCGAGGGCGTCGCGACAGGACCGGCCGGCGTCGCGGTGACGACGGTCCCGCCGGTCAGCACCATGGCGACGACGGCCGTCGCCATCGACGTGCCCACCGACCGCATGAGCGCGTTGACCCCGTTCGCCTCGCCGGTCTGTTCCACCGGGACCACCGCCATGATCAGCGCCGGCATCGCCGAGTAGGCGATGCCGAGGCCCGCTCCGACGAGGGCGCTCGACGCGAGGATCCAGGCCCAGTGCACGGGCCACGGCCCCGCGATCGCGAGGAGCAGCACCAGGTATCCGCCGGCGATGACGACGGCGCCCACGGCGAGGGAGATCCGGGCGCCGCGCCGGTCCGTGATCCACGAGCTCACCCGGGAGAAGGCGAACATCACCAGGCCGCTCGGCATCAGGACCAGGCTCGCCGCGACCATTCCGAGCCCCATGCCGGCCGGGCTCTGCTCGGGCGCCATGAGCAATTGGATCGGCATCATCTGCATCGCGTAGAACGCGAAGCCGGTGGCGACCGATGCCGCATTGGTGAGCAGGATGGGCCGGTGCAGCAGCGTGCGCACGTCGATGAGGGCGTTCGGGGTCCGCAGCTCGTACCGCCACCAGGCAGCGCCGGTGACGCCGAACGCGATGAACAACCCGAGCGTCAGGGGGTCCGTCCAGCCCCACTCCGCCGCCTTCGACAGGGGGAGGAGGACGCACGTCAGGACCGTCGTGAGCCCGATCGTGCCGAGCGCGTCGAAGCTGCCACCGGGGTCGGCCGGACCCTCCGGCACCGATCGCAGGACGGCCGCGGCGCACGCCACGGCCGCCCCCGCGCACGCCCAGAACAGCGCGTGCCAACTGACGTGCCGCGCGATCGACGCCGCGAAGGGCAGACCGAGGGCGCCGCCCACGCCGAGGGAGGCGCTCATGGTGCCCACGGCGGAACCGAGCCGTACCGGCGGAACGATGTCGCGCAGGATGCTGATGCCGACCGCGATCGCCCCGATGCCGAGCCCCTGGAGGCCGCGCCCGATCAGGAAGGGGAGGAAGGCGGTCGCGAGCGCGCACACGGTGGATCCCACCGCGACCGCGGCCATCGTCCCGAGGAGCACGAGGCGCTTGCCGAACATGTCGCCGAGCCGGCCGGCGATGGGTGTCCCCACGGCGCCGACCAGAAGGGTGATCGTCAGCGTCCAGGAGGCGTTCGTGGGCGACGTGCCGAGCATGCCCGGAAGCTGCGGGATCAACGGCACGATGATCGTCTGCATGAGGGCGACGACGATCCCCGCAGCGCACAGCACCGCGACCGCGGCGCGGGGATAGGTGACCGGTTCCGAGGTGCTCAGCGGGCGCCGCCTTCCGCGTGTCCTCCGGCGTGGCGGCGGCGCGCGGCCTCGGCGATGAGCATGGCTGTCCGTTCTGCGCGGGAAAGGGTTCCGCTCCAGGTTACGAGACCCGGGCCGCGCGACGTCCGGCGGCCGGTGCCGGTGCGCAGGCGCCACGAGCCCTCCGGTGGGCGAGGCGCCGCACCGCGGTGGACGACAGGCCGAGGCCGATGTCCGCGCGGCCCCCGGGACCTGCTTGGATCGTCGAATGCTCGTCGCCCTGCTCTCGTTCGCCGCCGCCGCCACGGTCCTCGTCGTGCTTCCCGGCCCCGACACCCTCGTCGTCGTCCGCGGCGTGGTGCGGGGCGGCCGTGGCGCCGGAATCCGCACCGGCTTCGGTGTGCTCAGCGGCCTCGTGGTGTGGGTGGTCGCGGCGGTCCTCGGGCTCTCGGCGATGCTCCGGGCCAGCGAGTACGGGTACACCGCGCTCAAGCTGCTCGGCGCCGCCTACCTGGTGCACATGGGCGTGCAATCGCTGCGGGCGGTGGTCCGTGGCACGGCACTGGGGGAGAGCCCCACGCAGCCGGTGGAGTCGTCCTGGCGCGGTGGCGGATTCACCGCGGGCTTCCTCACCGACGTCCTCAACCCCAAGATCGGCGTCCTGTTCGTGAGCCTGCTCCCGGGGTTCGTGCCCGCGGGCTACTCGGTCACGTGGACGACGCTCGCGCTCGGTGGCGTGTACATCGCCCTCACCGCCGTGTACTGCGGGGTGCTCATCGCGGCGGCGGGTACGGTCACCCGCTGGATGCGGACCCCGCGGACGCGCCGCGTACTCGACGGCGTCGCCGGGGTCGCGCTCATCGGCTTCGGCGCGAAGCTGGTCACGGAGCGGTAGCCGACGGCGGGTAGTCGTAGAAGCCCGCGCCGGTCTTCACCCCGAGTCTGCCCGCGTCGACGTACTCGTGGAGGAGCCGGCGTGGCCCGTCGGGCAGATGCGGGTTCTCCGCGGCGTAGTGGTCCTCGATGTCGAGGACCACGTCCAGGCCCACCCGGTCCATCATCTGGAACGGTCCCGCCGGCATGTGCCAGTTGATCCGGAACATCCCGTCGACGTCCTCCGGCCGCGCGACCCCCTCGGCCACGACGGCCAGCGACTCGCGCTTGATCGCCGCCCAGACCCGGTTGAAGATGAAGCCGGTGCTTTCGCGGCGCGCCTCGAACGGGTGCACGTCGAACTCGGGGAGCACCGCGAGCAGCGTGTCGATCACCTCGCGGGCGGTCTCACCGTCCGACATCACGTCGGCCGCGTTGGCGCTGGGCGGCATGTAGAAGTGCAGGTTGCAGAAGCGGG from Tsukamurella paurometabola includes the following:
- a CDS encoding LysE family translocator; translated protein: MLVALLSFAAAATVLVVLPGPDTLVVVRGVVRGGRGAGIRTGFGVLSGLVVWVVAAVLGLSAMLRASEYGYTALKLLGAAYLVHMGVQSLRAVVRGTALGESPTQPVESSWRGGGFTAGFLTDVLNPKIGVLFVSLLPGFVPAGYSVTWTTLALGGVYIALTAVYCGVLIAAAGTVTRWMRTPRTRRVLDGVAGVALIGFGAKLVTER
- a CDS encoding SDR family NAD(P)-dependent oxidoreductase — encoded protein: MKDFHGKVAVVTGVASGMGRELALELARRGAKLSLCDYDAAGLEATAEAARALGAEVHTKVVNVGEREQLLAYADDVVEHYGVVNLLFNNAGIAHHASVEKTSFKDYDRLMDVDFWGVVNSTKAFLPHLIASGDAHIANTSSIFGLFGVGGQSAYNAAKFAVRGFTEALRIEMLSTHPHVGVSCVHPGGIKTDICNNATVAEGQDQAAFADFFNKRLARTEADAAARTILAGVQKNRGRILIGPDAVVLDLAVRAGGSAYQRFSAFVDGQLGRFM
- a CDS encoding MFS transporter → MQTIIVPLIPQLPGMLGTSPTNASWTLTITLLVGAVGTPIAGRLGDMFGKRLVLLGTMAAVAVGSTVCALATAFLPFLIGRGLQGLGIGAIAVGISILRDIVPPVRLGSAVGTMSASLGVGGALGLPFAASIARHVSWHALFWACAGAAVACAAAVLRSVPEGPADPGGSFDALGTIGLTTVLTCVLLPLSKAAEWGWTDPLTLGLFIAFGVTGAAWWRYELRTPNALIDVRTLLHRPILLTNAASVATGFAFYAMQMMPIQLLMAPEQSPAGMGLGMVAASLVLMPSGLVMFAFSRVSSWITDRRGARISLAVGAVVIAGGYLVLLLAIAGPWPVHWAWILASSALVGAGLGIAYSAMPALIMAVVPVEQTGEANGVNALMRSVGTSMATAVVAMVLTGGTVVTATPAGPVATPSTGAYTATIVLCLGVCAVATVCSLAIPRRTAAQATRDC
- a CDS encoding 3-hydroxyacyl-CoA dehydrogenase family protein, translated to MPLPFTFDDIRRRPVAVIGAGTLGRRIALMFATRGGDVRIHDPNPDQLRAAVDHVTRTLPDTIARRGSGEAGRAIACGDLPSALDGAWLVVEAVPERLDIKIPLWGEIDRAAEPDAILTTNSSSYASRLMSEHIRDRTRFCNLHFYMPPSANAADVMSDGETAREVIDTLLAVLPEFDVHPFEARRESTGFIFNRVWAAIKRESLAVVAEGVARPEDVDGMFRINWHMPAGPFQMMDRVGLDVVLDIEDHYAAENPHLPDGPRRLLHEYVDAGRLGVKTGAGFYDYPPSATAP
- a CDS encoding NADP-dependent isocitrate dehydrogenase, translating into MSAQQQTIIYTLTDEAPLLATASFLPIIRAFAGPAGIDVQTSDISVAARILAAFPERLTDEQKVPDNLAALGELTQDPSANIIKLPNISASVPQLLAAIAELQSKGYDIPDLPSEPKTDEERDIATRYSTILGSAVNPVLRQGNSDRRAPRAVKEYARKNPHSMGEWSMASRSHVAHMKHGDFYHGEKSTTLDRERDLRMELVTADGQTHVLKPSVKLGAGDVMDSMFMSKKALLEFYEEQMQDAYETGVMFSLHVKATMMKVSHPIVFGHAVKVFYKDAFAKHQALFDELGVNVNNGLGDLYDKIATLPASKHEEIVKDLHACHEHRPELAMVDSARGISNFHSPSDVIVDASMPAMIRAGGKMYGADGRPKDTKAVMPESTFARIYQEIINFCKTNGAFDPRTMGTVPNVGLMAQKAEEYGSHDKTFEVPAAGTANIVDNATGEVILSQEVEEGDIWRMCTVKDAPIRDWVKLAVNRARNSGMPVLFWLDPYRPHENELIKAVKAELKNYDTEGLDIQIMSQVRAMRYTLERAMRGLDTIAATGNILRDYLTDLFPILELGTSAKMLSIVPLMAGGGMYETGAGGSAPKHVKQLTEENHLRWDSLGEFLALAVSLEDTGIKNENPAAKVLATTLDAATGKLLENNKAPSRSTGELDNRGSQFYLALYWAQELAAQTENPDLAAKFAPLAKALTEHEDTIVEELRAVQGQPADIGGYYYPDPEKMSKVMRPSATFNADLASLDD
- a CDS encoding lipase family protein produces the protein MVPITPSALPRAVMTRVGGLLRGLATPDPVTPIGPPNWSGLDARDHSGPALAPGTPIDRVPLAAALGLDDADQAFRFLYATTNQHGAAVSTAALFLPAGTAPAGGWPVIAWAHGTVGLCDDATPSAQPPSERQQFYLGHWLRHGYAVVATDYAGMGTPGLMSYLNGKVEAHNLIDSVQAARGLGLPLARRWALVGQSQGAGAAMNGARHASEFGADYDLDLRGTVATGTPANIERVAQFLRPSFPPVVLPPLTNVYAAYILAGLRDARPDLGLDGLLSDEGRRVVDLAERLSLYDAREAVRGARISTWVTAPLRSVPGIYEALHEHMGTPTEGYDRPIFLGHGLTDIDVPVASGLSLAAALAVHRQPVTLKLYPTDHFGTVYAAADDAAAFLGGVMENQE